A portion of the Lolium rigidum isolate FL_2022 chromosome 1, APGP_CSIRO_Lrig_0.1, whole genome shotgun sequence genome contains these proteins:
- the LOC124674691 gene encoding peroxidase 2-like has protein sequence MKLSVVLLCALVTIQAALLTAPSAEASGLELGYYNKKCRGVENVVKGHIIRAIKKNPRVGPALVRLVFHDCFVRGCDGSVLLDKSAQNPHPEKEAPANIGLAAFDILEMIKADIEKRCPGVVSCSDILVYAARDATKILSKGHINYDVPAGRLDGLVSSAYEAQAELPDSTFTAQQLIENFARKNFDVEELVILSGAHSIGMAHCSSFKGRLTAPADQITPAYRNLLNYKCGQSANPLVVNNVRDEDYNTVATFMPGFKSRVRKIRDLFDNSYYHNNLARIVSFNSDWVLMTHKEARGHVHEYADNATLWNDDFGESMIKLSKLSMPAGSKGGIRKKCNIVSHPLH, from the exons ATGAAGCTCTCGGTGGTTCTCCTGTGTGCCCTGGTTACCATCCAGGCTGCGCTGCTCACCGCACCATCCGCAGAGGCTAGCGGGCTCGAGCTCGGCTACTACAACAAGAAATGCAGGGGCGTGGAGAACGTTGTCAAAGGACACATCATCCGGGCTATCAAAAAGAACCCCCGTGTCGGCCCCGCCCTTGTCCGGCTCGTATTCCACGACTGCTTCGTTAGG GGGTGCGATGGCTCTGTCCTCCTTGACAAGTCGGCCCAAAACCCTCACCCTGAGAAGGAAGCGCCGGCGAACATCGGGCTCGCTGCCTTCGACATCCTTGAGATGATCAAGGCAGACATCGAGAAGAGGTGCCCCGGCGTGGTGTCCTGCTCCGACATACTTGTCTACGCTGCCCGTGACGCCACCAAAATTCTCAGCAAGGGTCACATCAACTACGACGTCCCCGCCGGCCGCCTCGACGGCCTCGTCTCCTCGGCCTACGAGGCACAGGCGGAGCTCCCGGATTCCACCTTCACTGCCCAGCAGCTCATCGAGAACTTCGCCCGCAAGAATTTCGACGTTGAGGAGCTCGTCATCCTCTCCGGCGCTCACTCCATTGGCATGGCACACTGCTCGTCCTTCAAAGGCCGTCTCACCGCACCTGCGGACCAGATCACCCCGGCCTACCGCAACCTGCTCAACTACAAGTGCGGCCAGAGCGCCAACCCGCTCGTGGTCAACAACGTCCGCGACGAGGACTACAACACTGTCGCCACTTTCATGCCAGGGTTCAAGAGCCGGGTGCGCAAGATCAGGGACTTGTTCGACAAttcctactaccacaacaacctcGCTAGGATCGTCAGCTTCAACTCCGACTGGGTGTTGATGACGCACAaggaggcgcggggccatgtCCATGAGTACGCTGACAATGCCACACTCTGGAACGACGATTTTGGTGAATCCATGATCAAGCTCAGCAAGTTGTCCATGCCGGCCGGGAGCAAGGGCGGGATCAGGAAGAAGTGCAACATCGTCAGCCACCCCCTGCACTAA